A region from the Fundulus heteroclitus isolate FHET01 chromosome 22, MU-UCD_Fhet_4.1, whole genome shotgun sequence genome encodes:
- the comtd1 gene encoding catechol O-methyltransferase domain-containing protein 1: protein MAPDIKMLLCFGLAVVLTGVGKSAFVGKSHSGGKDDAVLQYVVNNSLREHPVLSKLRLRTLEDEWSRMMVAAEQAQFMANLIRLINATKAIEIGMYTGYNALSMALAMPENGQVVACEIEDTYVQIAKPFFKEAGVENKIDVQHQDALKTLDELIAAGEVGTYDFVFIDADKVNYDRYYEKSLELIRTRGIIAIDNVLWSGRVVNPAPNDTSSQALDALNKKIYKDQRVELSMLTVGDGLTITIKR from the exons ATGGCTCCAGACATCAAGATGCTTCTCTGCTTTGGACTTGCTGTTGTATTAACAG GTGTGGGAAAGTCTGCCTTTGTTGGGAAGAGCCACAGTGGAGGAAAAGATGACGCGGTGCTGCAGTACGTAGTTAACAACTCCCTGAGGGAGCATCCGGTCCTCAGCAAACTCAGACTG AGGACccttgaagatgaatggagcaGAATGATGGTGGCAGCAGAGCAAGCCCAGTTTATGGCAAATCTCATTAGACTGATTAATGCCACAAAAGCAATTGAAATAG GGATGTACACTGGATACAATGCTCTGAGCATGGCTTTGGCCATGCCGGAGAATGGACAAGTGGTCGCTTGTGAAATAGAAGACACCTATGTGCAAATAGCCAAACCCTTTTTCAAAGAG GCTGGAGTGGAAAATAAGATAGATGTTCAGCATCAAGATGCACTTAAAACTCTGG ATGAACTGATAGCCGCCGGAGAGGTTGGAACCTATGATTTTGTGTTCATCGATGCAGATAAAGTCAACTATGACAGATACTATGAGAAGTCTCTGGAGCTCATAAGAACCCGTGGAATAATTGCTATTGACAAT GTGCTTTGGAGTGGAAGGGTTGTGAACCCAGCACCCAACGATACCAGTTCGCAGGCTCTAGATGCTCTTAATAAGAAGATATACAAGGACCAGAGAGTCGAACTGAGCATGCTCACTGTGGGGGATGGGTTGACCATCACCATTAAACGCTAA